The following proteins are co-located in the Candidatus Accumulibacter cognatus genome:
- a CDS encoding efflux RND transporter periplasmic adaptor subunit: MKGGNGLGDRQKAVLVLLLLTGKVIAGEFDCIIEPSRSVDVRAASEGLIEKVWVDRGDVVRSGQVLVTLDSGVERAATDAARYRSTMQGRIKTGESRVEFSTTKYLRREKLAGQSFISLHDRDEALTEKRLAEAELVEARDDRRLAEIEHRRLSEQLRLRTLKSPINGVVVDRPLHAGELADNRDLRKPILRLADVATLSVEVLMPLDAFGKLAVGQTADVLPEVPVGGRHKATVKVIDRVHDPASGTFGVRLELPNPGLKIPAGIKCKASFANVTARPATPPGTVHRSETRPPVSPTPPKL; encoded by the coding sequence ATGAAGGGGGGCAATGGGCTTGGCGATCGACAGAAGGCGGTTCTTGTTCTGCTGTTGCTGACAGGAAAGGTGATTGCCGGCGAATTTGACTGCATCATCGAACCGAGCAGGTCGGTTGACGTGCGGGCAGCAAGCGAAGGACTGATCGAAAAGGTGTGGGTTGATCGTGGCGACGTGGTGAGAAGCGGGCAGGTGCTGGTGACGCTGGATTCCGGAGTCGAGCGCGCAGCGACAGACGCCGCGCGTTATCGTTCGACCATGCAGGGGCGCATCAAGACCGGTGAAAGCCGGGTTGAGTTTTCGACCACGAAGTATCTCCGCCGGGAAAAGCTCGCGGGGCAGTCATTCATTTCGCTTCACGATCGGGACGAGGCGCTGACCGAGAAGCGCCTTGCCGAAGCCGAACTGGTGGAAGCGCGTGACGATCGCCGGCTGGCCGAGATCGAGCATCGGCGCCTATCGGAGCAACTTCGTCTGCGCACCTTGAAGAGTCCGATCAACGGCGTGGTGGTCGATCGGCCGCTACACGCCGGCGAACTGGCGGACAATCGCGATTTGCGCAAACCGATCTTGCGCCTGGCCGACGTGGCGACGCTGTCTGTCGAAGTTCTCATGCCTCTGGATGCGTTTGGCAAATTGGCCGTGGGGCAAACGGCTGACGTCCTTCCGGAAGTACCCGTGGGCGGCCGTCACAAGGCGACGGTGAAGGTCATCGACCGTGTGCATGATCCGGCGAGCGGGACCTTCGGCGTGCGCCTCGAGTTGCCGAATCCAGGCTTGAAGATTCCGGCGGGGATCAAGTGCAAGGCGAGTTTTGCCAACGTCACGGCGCGTCCGGCAACACCGCCAGGCACCGTACACCGCTCCGAGACCAGACCACCGGTCAGCCCGACTCCACCGAAACTCTGA
- a CDS encoding malonate decarboxylase subunit alpha: MRSKIVTADEAIALIRDGDTLASTGFVQTGFAEALLSALERRFLASGSPKNLTLFAAAGQGDGKSLGLNHLGHAGLLRRVVAGHWARMPKVAQLALGNRIQAYNLPQGIICQLFRDLAAGKPGSFSKVGLHTFVDPRYGGGRINAATTRDIVSLVEVADEEWLFYKVGRVNVAFVRGTTADTFGNITMEREALTLNNLAMAMAAKNSNGIVIAQVERIAERSGLPPRQVKIPGILVDCVVVAEPAQHMQTLVTPYNAAYAGEFRVPQASLVSTPLTDRKIIARRAAFELPPNGIINLGVGMPEGVATVAKEERISHLLTMTVESGLIGGIPATGGDFGTGVNMDAVIDENQQFDFYDGGGLDMACLGMAECDAAGNVNVSRFGGRLTGAGGFINISQNARLVVFAGTFTGNGLKVEVNDGKLRIVQEGRQRKFLKKVEQITFNGQYAYDRDKPVYYVTERCVFRRVRGGLALIEVAPGIDVDRDILPNMDFEPIVGEYGEMDARIFNANPMGLEAELLNLSLPERVIYDPERNILFLNFEGMHVRVVEDVQAIWDICELRCRAAGKRVGVIINYDRFRINQDMYDTYAEMDRYFLANYFSQITRYATSAFLRAKLGEAFSARSIAPHIFERREEAQAFLAGRSGDASSPI; the protein is encoded by the coding sequence ATGCGCAGCAAGATCGTGACTGCCGATGAAGCCATCGCACTGATCCGGGATGGCGATACCCTGGCCAGCACCGGGTTTGTCCAGACCGGTTTTGCCGAAGCCCTGTTGTCGGCACTGGAGCGTCGCTTCCTCGCCTCTGGCAGCCCGAAGAACCTGACCTTGTTCGCCGCCGCCGGCCAGGGCGACGGCAAGAGCCTGGGGCTCAATCATCTGGGCCACGCAGGCCTGTTGCGCCGGGTGGTGGCGGGCCACTGGGCGCGCATGCCGAAGGTGGCGCAACTGGCACTTGGCAACCGCATCCAGGCCTATAACCTGCCCCAGGGAATCATCTGTCAGTTGTTCCGGGATCTGGCCGCCGGCAAACCGGGGTCGTTCTCCAAGGTCGGACTGCACACCTTCGTCGATCCCCGCTACGGCGGCGGCCGGATCAATGCCGCCACCACCCGGGACATCGTCAGTCTCGTCGAAGTCGCCGACGAGGAGTGGTTGTTCTACAAGGTCGGCAGAGTCAACGTCGCCTTCGTGCGCGGGACCACCGCCGATACCTTCGGCAACATCACGATGGAGCGTGAAGCATTGACCCTCAACAACCTCGCCATGGCGATGGCGGCCAAGAACAGTAACGGCATCGTGATCGCCCAGGTCGAAAGGATCGCCGAGCGCAGCGGGTTACCGCCGCGGCAGGTAAAGATTCCAGGGATTCTGGTCGATTGCGTGGTCGTGGCCGAACCCGCCCAGCACATGCAGACACTGGTGACCCCTTACAACGCGGCTTACGCCGGCGAGTTCCGGGTTCCCCAGGCCAGTCTGGTGTCGACGCCACTGACCGATCGCAAGATCATCGCCCGCCGTGCCGCTTTCGAACTGCCGCCCAACGGCATCATCAATCTCGGCGTCGGCATGCCCGAAGGCGTAGCGACGGTCGCCAAGGAGGAGCGCATCTCGCACCTGCTGACCATGACCGTTGAATCCGGCCTGATCGGCGGCATTCCCGCCACCGGGGGTGACTTCGGGACCGGCGTCAACATGGATGCGGTCATCGACGAGAATCAGCAGTTCGACTTTTACGACGGGGGCGGCCTGGACATGGCGTGTCTTGGCATGGCCGAATGCGATGCTGCCGGCAACGTCAACGTCAGCCGTTTCGGCGGCCGCCTGACCGGCGCCGGCGGTTTCATCAACATCAGCCAGAACGCCCGCCTGGTGGTGTTCGCCGGCACCTTCACCGGCAATGGTCTGAAGGTCGAGGTCAATGACGGCAAGCTGCGAATCGTCCAGGAGGGCCGGCAGCGGAAATTCCTCAAGAAAGTCGAGCAGATCACCTTCAATGGCCAGTACGCCTATGATCGCGACAAGCCGGTCTATTACGTCACCGAACGTTGCGTCTTCCGTCGGGTCAGGGGCGGGCTGGCCCTGATCGAGGTGGCGCCCGGCATCGACGTCGACCGGGACATTCTGCCGAACATGGATTTCGAGCCGATCGTCGGTGAATACGGAGAAATGGACGCCCGCATCTTCAATGCCAACCCGATGGGTCTGGAGGCTGAACTGCTCAACCTGTCCCTGCCGGAGCGGGTCATTTACGATCCCGAGCGCAACATCCTGTTTCTCAATTTCGAGGGCATGCATGTCAGGGTGGTCGAGGATGTGCAGGCGATCTGGGACATTTGCGAGCTGCGCTGCCGGGCGGCCGGCAAACGGGTCGGCGTGATCATCAACTACGATCGCTTTCGCATCAACCAGGACATGTACGACACCTATGCCGAAATGGACCGCTACTTCCTGGCCAACTATTTCAGTCAGATCACTCGCTACGCCACCAGCGCCTTCCTGCGCGCCAAGCTGGGCGAGGCTTTCTCGGCACGCAGCATCGCGCCGCACATCTTCGAACGCCGCGAGGAAGCGCAGGCCTTCCTGGCCGGACGTAGCGGTGACGCCAGCAGCCCGATTTGA
- a CDS encoding DUF3301 domain-containing protein, with the protein MPWTEMISLFVLLAAGWFWYDSFQAREAGMCAARAACAAEDLLLLDDTVALASLRPARDDEGRLRLRRVYHFEYSDTGDNRREGRVTLLGSELLMLHLPQAQRHWRHLMANASEDE; encoded by the coding sequence ATGCCCTGGACGGAGATGATCAGCCTGTTTGTTCTGCTGGCCGCGGGCTGGTTCTGGTACGACAGCTTCCAGGCGCGCGAGGCCGGCATGTGTGCCGCGCGTGCGGCATGTGCGGCAGAAGACTTGCTCCTGCTCGACGACACGGTCGCGCTCGCATCACTGCGCCCGGCGCGCGATGACGAAGGTCGGCTGCGCTTGCGCCGGGTCTACCATTTCGAGTACAGCGATACCGGCGACAATCGCCGGGAGGGGCGGGTCACCTTGCTCGGCAGCGAGTTGCTGATGCTGCATTTGCCGCAGGCGCAACGGCACTGGCGGCATCTGATGGCGAACGCCAGCGAGGACGAGTAG
- a CDS encoding glutathione S-transferase family protein: protein MLKLFIGNKNYSSWSMRAGVLIRQAGIACEEVVVRFDSFAAGSNFRQTMAAISPTGKVPVLMDCGVGNGLVVWDTLAIAEYLAEKFPEKALWPRDWAARAQARSICAEMHSGFTGLRSHCPMNIEASLPETGQLVWRDQPAVRADVERIVGMWCDLLRTGSGPMLFGEFSIADAYFAPVVMRLKTYALPVPAEVSAYMARVCTLPGVQAWVEGALSEKDFLDFEEPYRLQR, encoded by the coding sequence ATGCTCAAGCTGTTCATCGGCAACAAAAATTACTCTTCGTGGTCGATGCGCGCCGGGGTGCTCATCAGGCAGGCCGGCATCGCCTGTGAAGAAGTCGTCGTGCGCTTCGATTCCTTCGCTGCCGGTTCAAACTTCAGACAAACCATGGCGGCCATCAGTCCCACGGGCAAGGTACCGGTCCTGATGGACTGCGGGGTCGGTAACGGACTAGTCGTCTGGGATACCCTGGCGATTGCCGAATATCTGGCCGAGAAGTTCCCGGAGAAAGCCTTGTGGCCGCGAGACTGGGCGGCGCGGGCGCAGGCCCGCAGCATCTGTGCCGAGATGCATTCCGGCTTTACGGGTTTGCGCTCCCATTGCCCGATGAACATCGAGGCGTCACTTCCCGAAACGGGCCAGCTCGTCTGGCGCGACCAGCCGGCGGTGCGCGCCGATGTCGAACGAATCGTCGGCATGTGGTGTGACCTGCTGCGCACAGGAAGCGGGCCAATGCTCTTTGGCGAGTTTTCGATTGCCGACGCCTACTTCGCTCCGGTGGTGATGCGGCTGAAAACCTATGCCTTGCCCGTCCCGGCGGAGGTGAGCGCGTACATGGCACGCGTGTGTACCTTGCCGGGTGTGCAGGCGTGGGTCGAAGGTGCGCTGTCCGAAAAAGACTTCCTCGATTTCGAAGAGCCCTATCGCTTGCAGCGCTGA
- a CDS encoding Rpn family recombination-promoting nuclease/putative transposase, which translates to MTERVPGSYVTEDFSTRADDIIWRVKVGGEWVYLYLLIEFQSRVDQYMALRMMVYGGLLYQDLIKRGKVLADGRLPPVLPIVLYNWSPRWSAVTDVFDLIPPVPGLVEQFKPRLKYLLIDENAWTDSELAPLKNLVAAVFRIEHPASPEAIGGLLSLLDEWLTERPDLRRMFALWIRATLMRKAEYRIVLPQIED; encoded by the coding sequence TTGACCGAGCGGGTGCCTGGCAGCTATGTCACGGAAGACTTTAGCACTCGGGCCGACGACATTATCTGGCGGGTCAAGGTGGGCGGGGAGTGGGTGTATCTGTACCTGCTCATCGAGTTCCAGAGCCGCGTCGACCAGTACATGGCCCTGCGCATGATGGTCTATGGCGGGCTGCTCTATCAGGACCTGATCAAGCGCGGTAAAGTTCTGGCCGACGGCCGCCTGCCGCCGGTCCTGCCCATCGTTCTCTACAACTGGAGCCCGCGCTGGTCGGCGGTGACCGACGTGTTTGACCTGATCCCGCCGGTACCGGGTCTGGTCGAGCAGTTCAAGCCGCGGCTGAAATACCTGTTGATCGACGAGAATGCCTGGACCGACAGCGAGTTGGCCCCACTCAAGAATCTGGTGGCAGCGGTTTTCCGGATCGAACACCCGGCGTCGCCGGAAGCCATTGGCGGATTGCTGAGCCTGCTCGACGAGTGGCTGACCGAGCGGCCTGACCTGCGCCGGATGTTCGCGCTCTGGATCCGGGCGACATTGATGCGCAAGGCGGAATACCGTATCGTCTTGCCTCAGATAGAGGACTGA
- a CDS encoding DUF4351 domain-containing protein has product MSCWRNDSRNGRRPTRPRERLRGKAEGEALALQKLLKKRFGAVPSDVLAKISAASLEQIDAWLDLVLDARSLDDIFGPTTC; this is encoded by the coding sequence ATGTCATGTTGGCGGAACGACTCGAGGAATGGGCGCAGGCCTACAAGGCCGAGGGAAAGGCTGAGGGGGAAAGCTGAGGGTGAGGCGCTGGCGCTGCAGAAGCTGCTCAAGAAGCGTTTTGGTGCCGTCCCTTCTGATGTCCTGGCGAAGATCTCTGCCGCTTCCCTTGAGCAGATCGATGCGTGGCTGGACCTGGTGCTCGATGCCCGGAGTCTGGATGACATCTTCGGGCCAACCACGTGCTGA